Proteins encoded within one genomic window of Elusimicrobiota bacterium:
- a CDS encoding glycosyltransferase family 4 protein yields the protein MKLLLISRHFPNIFGGVSDYTYHLSNALSKEGYEVYVLTSKDEKVINNAGDKVKVLPVVVRWNFRGLPQIIKEIKEVNPDWILLQYVPHMYSHCAIPVYIAELSILLCLMRFKLITTFHEIAIRFDLKKPKYWGIAIIERLIAYILCICSNRVVVSIEYFRKMLKPFKYKIIKMPVGSNVLPYEIPEEENQNLRKKIAPNGEFIISTFGSSGYWRRNDILLKAVKVYLDGMGQDSLKIIIIGKASLDIKLLEMIDKLNLRRVVHLTGILSPEEIYRYLAISDLFVLIDTDAYGGINIKSTSLASAYAAILPIIGNRGILTDNFFRDKENIFLINSINIEEILSAILELVNNEELRYKLKKGSEETYKNYLSWDRIAEGYEKILNEN from the coding sequence ATGAAACTCCTTCTCATCTCCCGCCATTTCCCAAATATTTTTGGTGGGGTAAGTGATTACACTTATCATTTAAGCAATGCCCTATCTAAAGAGGGCTACGAAGTTTATGTTTTGACATCAAAGGATGAAAAGGTTATTAATAATGCAGGAGATAAGGTTAAGGTTTTGCCAGTGGTTGTCAGATGGAACTTCAGGGGTTTACCTCAAATTATTAAGGAAATAAAAGAGGTGAATCCTGATTGGATTCTGCTTCAGTATGTGCCACATATGTATAGCCATTGTGCCATTCCTGTCTACATTGCTGAATTATCTATTTTGCTTTGCCTGATGCGATTTAAACTCATCACCACCTTTCATGAGATTGCTATAAGGTTCGATCTTAAAAAGCCAAAATACTGGGGAATAGCGATAATAGAAAGGCTGATAGCCTACATATTGTGCATATGTTCTAATAGGGTTGTTGTGAGTATAGAATATTTCCGAAAGATGCTAAAGCCCTTTAAATACAAAATAATTAAAATGCCTGTTGGTAGTAATGTTTTGCCATATGAGATTCCAGAAGAAGAAAATCAAAATCTACGTAAAAAAATAGCCCCTAATGGGGAATTTATTATTTCTACTTTTGGTAGCAGTGGTTATTGGAGAAGGAACGATATTCTGTTAAAAGCAGTAAAGGTATATTTAGATGGAATGGGACAAGATAGCTTGAAGATTATAATTATTGGTAAAGCAAGCCTGGATATAAAACTTTTAGAAATGATTGATAAACTAAATTTAAGAAGGGTTGTTCATCTTACAGGGATCTTAAGTCCAGAAGAAATATATAGATATTTAGCTATATCCGATCTTTTTGTGTTAATAGATACCGATGCTTATGGTGGCATAAATATTAAAAGTACATCGCTTGCCTCAGCCTACGCTGCCATATTACCAATTATTGGAAATAGAGGTATATTAACCGATAATTTTTTCAGGGATAAAGAGAACATTTTTCTTATAAATAGTATAAATATTGAGGAAATATTGAGCGCAATATTGGAATTAGTTAATAACGAAGAATTACGGTATAAATTAAAAAAGGGTTCAGAGGAAACCTATAAGAATTATTTAAGCTGGGATAGAATAGCTGAAGGGTATGAAAAAATTTTAAATGAAAAC